In Schizosaccharomyces osmophilus chromosome 1, complete sequence, the genomic window TTTAACTGATCTGTCTCATTTCTTCCAGGGAATAGAGGCTTTAAGGtaaaaacttcaaaagtGATACAACCGAAAGCATACATATCAACTGCTTTACCATAATCTTTTGCTCTAAGCAAAAGCTCTGGCGCACGATACCAACGAGTTGATACATACTCAGTAAGTGGATCATTTGAAGTAGAAGATCGGGCTAATCCAAAGTCTGCAATTTTGACACTATACCTAGAAAATACTGGTCGGTCTGTGAGCTTCTTGACCAAAATGTTTTCAGGCTTCACGTCTCTGTGCATAAACCCATGAGTATGTATATGTTCAATTCCTCGAATGATCTGATTTAGAATATGACAAGCCGTATACTTGGTAAATGGCTTTCCTTGTCTTCGCTTCAAAATTTGATATAGGTTGGCTTCCATACATTCCATTACTAAAtaaatgtttttgttggGGTCCATAAAAGTTTCCAACAAGTCGATCAAACCTGGATGTTTCGATATTTGTTGAAGTACCTATAGTCATTAgtaacaattttttttttttttttttttgaaatgctataaataatttaaaaaatttgaacaaTCTTACCAATGACTCTCGAAGCTTCAGTAGCTCTTgctttggttttggtttaCTGCTAGTCTTTAACTTCTTGACAGCCACCTAGAAGATGTTAGTTAAATCAATTGACCCTTTTTTTGCCATACTGCTTGCTCATGGCCTTGCTTTCCTTTGCGCTTTGCCAAATACACAGTACCAAAGCTGCCATCTCCTAGCTTATGCTTCACATAATACCGATCTTCAAAACGgaattccttcaaatcTAAGGCTGCAAAAGGAATCTCTTTGGTCATATCCtagtttgaaagaaaaggaagctgGTTTGCTATGGTTAAGAGTCCTTTTCCtatatgtttattttgtttgtttacattttcgCAACTTCCTACTAACGAATCCAACGATTTCATTTGTTAGggttataaaaaagaaaaacataGAAGTAATATTAAAAGCTTTAAAttacttttgtatttgtcaATTCATCAGAAGAAACATTTAAGTCTAACACTCAGAATAAGCGGTCTTTGtactatattttttaaCTATAACTCTTTTTAGAATTGCCTTTTAAGTTCTAATAAGTCTTCTATGTATACCGtatatgaaagaaagaatctATTACTGCTAATAAAACTTCGCTACATAACTCTTCCTTTACCACAACCCGAGCAAGGAAAATTGGGATAAAACGACAATATGAGTCTTCAAAATTATAAGGTTGCTGATATTTCTCTCGCTGCCTTTGGCCGCAAGGAACttgaaattgctgaaaatgAGATGCCTGGTTTGATGGCTATTCGCGAAAAGGACGCTCAATCCCAGCCTTTGAAGGGAGCGAGAATTGCTGGATGTCTTCACATGACTATCCAAACTGCCGTCCTTATTGAGACTTTGGTTGCTTTGGGCGCTGAAGTTACCTGGTCTTCTTGTAACATTTATTCTACTCAAGATCACGCCGCTGCTGCCATTGCTGCTACTGGTGTCCCCGTCTTTGCTTGGAAAGGTGAAACTGAAGAGGAATACATTTGGTGTATTGAACAACAATTAAAGTCTTTCCCCAGTGGACAACCTTTGAACATGATTTTGGATGATGGTGGTGACTTGACTGCTCTTGTTCATGAGCGTCATCCTGAACTTCTTGTTAATATTCGCGGTATTTCTGAGGAAACTACTACTGGTGTTCACCACTTGTACCAGATGTTCCACGAGAACAAACTTAAGGTTCCTGCCATCAATGTCAACGACTCCGTCACTAAGTCTAAGTTTGATAACCTCTTTGGTTGCAAGGAATCTTTAGTTGATGGTATTAAGCGTGCCACTGATGTAATGATTGCCGGAAAGGTTGGTGTTGTTGCCGGATTCGGTGATGTTGGTAAGGGTTGTGCCACTTCTCTTCGCAATCAAGGTGCTCGTGTTATCGTCACCGAGGTTGATCCCATTAATGCTCTCCAAGCTGCCATGGATGGTTTTGAAGTTACCACTATGGAAGAGGCTGTCAAGGAAGGTCAAATTTTCGTCACTACCACTGGTTGCCGTGACATTATCCTTGGTGAACATTTCATGGCTATGCGCGAAGACTCTATTGTTTGCAACATTGGTCACTTTGACGTCGAAATTGATGTTGCCTGGTTGAAGGAGAATGCTAAGGATTGTGTCAACATTAAGCCTCAAGTTGACCGTTATGAATTGAGCAATGGACGCCATATTATCCTTTTGGCTGATGGTCGTCTTGTCAACCTTGGTTGCGCTACTGGACATCCCTCTTTTGTCATGTCTTGCTCTTTCGCTAACCAAGTCCTTGCTCAAATTGCTTTGTGGACCGACAATCAAAGCTACCCTCTTGGAGTGCACATGCTTCCCAAGAAATTGGATGAGGAAGTCGCTCGTTTGCACTTGGGTAAGCTTAATGTTAAGCTTACTGAACTTACTCCCGTCCAATCTAAATATTTGGGTATTGCATCTGAAGGTCCTTACAAGGCCAACCACTACCGTTATTAATTTCCTTAATTAATTTTGCATATGGCTTTTTGCACACTTTCATTTATAAGATTTCAACATACTCCGTTGTTTGATGTTTTCAACAGCATCATGCCACAACGATACCATGAAATATAATAATGATATTCAATTGGGTACACGTGGATTAGGTAAATAGATAATGAAACGGTTTAGACTCCTAATAAAGAAGTGAAGATGTGTACGTGTAATTATAAATGATTCATGTATCTTGAGTTAAAATGTAATATAGATTTTGAAGACTAGTTCACTCCTTCTAAgatacaaagaaaaaaataataagaCAGATgtctataaaaaaaagttccTATTTCACGCACTTCATAACGAGTTAGTTATAGGGCTTCTTCTTATTGGGATTATAAGGTCTTCGTTGCTTAACATAAGTACTAGAAATTAAGTTAGTTAATCGATCATTTCAACACAAATGTAAAATAACGGTGACTTACTCAAAAAAGCGCTCGCAAGATGCCGCATTCTCGCAATTGCTGAGCACCAAGAAATCTCCTTCTTGATAATTCAAATTAACAGCAGAGTCAGTATAGGAGTTTAGTACTTTAGGAGAAACAAGTGCCACATTTTCCATAATGGTTGGATGAATTTCTAACAGATGAGACAACGCAGATCTTTCGGCTAATTCCGGTTCCGATTTATACATTTTAAATAGGGGCTCATTCCAAGAATCAAGTAAAAATGGCGCGAAGTCATCGTTtttgagaagaaaagaacgaatGCTAATTCCATTATAATCATTTGTTGTAATAAgtttaatttcttcaagaTCCATTTTGTTGCGTGTACGAATATGAGGTTTTAATGGATCAACGGGAAAATTGCGCAAAAAGCTATTACTAAGTTGTTCAGGATTCATTATAGCCTCTTTAAGTGATTCTCCTGTATTCATAATGACGGCCCTTGGATCTAATACCCAAATCCAAGAAGCTTCAGGATGCTCGTATAACGTTTCCCTGATAGCAGTGACAAGGCTCCATGTGTTTTGTGTACCATATTTGCGTTCAATGTCACGATCTTTCTTGTGTACGAGCTGATAGCCATGACGCTGAGCATACTCTTTTCTGTCCAAAAGGAGCTTTTCGAGGAATTTGGGATTATCCGAAATTTGATCGTTGCTTAAAACAAGCATCAAGATAGAATTGGGATCCTTCCGGATTGTATTTTTGGATTGAATAGGTTGTTGAAAACCATTTCGTTTGGAAGTAGTATATGTCAGTGATTTGAAGGAATATAGGCAAAAAAGCAGCAAAACCACGACAAAGATGCTCAGATATTTAGCTCTTCGTGAAAGCAAACGACCCAAGTTCATATTGAAGAAGTGAAACTGCAAAGAATCGTAATATATAGTAGCTGACTTTGCAAGTAGGAGTTAGCTTTATATCAACAGCTTTTCGTCTAGCCCGGAAAAGTAAGAAATTGAGTAAAACAAGATGCCGTGAATAAAAGAGTGTATAGGATGACAAGCTTCCGTATGAAGTTTGTTTAATAACAACAATACAGGGAAAAATGCTCGTAATACCTGGAAAATATTTCAAACAGCAGAGATACGAATGTATCAATAGTAAATATAGGAATAGTATAAATGAATGCAAGGTAAATGTAGAAGAGCTAAAAATGTAGATGGGTTCAATGGCGCACTGAACTATGTAAGCTGCCTTTACGGTACAAAGGCCAAAGATCTTTGGATTTTCCCGGAAGGCAAGTATACCTTTCCTGACAATCCAAAATTGATGAAAcaacttttcaaaggaaaagatgCTTCGTTTTTGGTGCTGTTTGCTTTCtgttgaaaacaaagttaGTTGAAATCCAGGCACGCGAGTTCGAAGtcatccttctttcttctttgcaCTTCCCTGTTATGTTTAAGTAGGCCACAGAATACTGTATTGTACGATACGCTCGAGTTCTATAATTTGACTTAACGCGATTGCCTGCTCTTGTTTGGTGCTGGGTTCACTACAGTacattagtaaataaaccaCGCAAGATTTCAATTCTGTAGTACTTTGAGGAGACATCAGTGAtgaattaatttattataaaaagatCAAAACCAATTAATTTAGAGAGCCTGCTATTTTTCTGGCACAGTTTCTTCATGcgcttttttctctttctagTTGGGTGAAGAGAAGGTGCCATAATGCTCTTGTAAAGGTCTGCTGAACTATACATGTTTTtcagttgtttttttgcaaTGGACATATTTTCTTACATTTTTAACGTTCCTGTGATTTGATGGATAATGAAAGCTTGTTTCTacattgattttcttttcaacatGATTAAAGCATTGATTCTTAAACGGTGTTTTGATTGAAAATGTCTTACAAAGGCTTCAACTTAAATAATTTCTAAGGATTGGACTTGGGCTTTATGGCCGTTTTTCCCTCTAGTCAACCACGAAATTTTTCGTTTACTCATTCACTGGCCATTTGTACTCGAGTAGagtcttttccttttcatctaTCAACGGATTAGTAGAAAACCATATGGTTAACATATAAAAACTATTTTAAAAACTGCTCTATTCAACCATCGTTggcttttcattatttattctcttttcttgcGTGAAGTAAATTTCTGAAATTTCAATTCTCGTTACCAAATCTTTCAGTTCACTTTATTATACATTATGGAATCTTCAAGACGATATACTGTATCTGTAGCTGTTCCTGTGTCTTGCTTAAATGAGGCTGGCAATCTGCAATTGAAAAGTGCCCTTGTTTATCAGGTAAGGTTTAAAAGCACAGAATGCAGAAAGCGTAAGAAGCACTAAATTAACATATTTTTAGATTGCAAGACTGGCTATTGTGTACGAAATCGATGAGATTATCTTAGTTGCT contains:
- a CDS encoding adenosylhomocysteinase, producing MSLQNYKVADISLAAFGRKELEIAENEMPGLMAIREKDAQSQPLKGARIAGCLHMTIQTAVLIETLVALGAEVTWSSCNIYSTQDHAAAAIAATGVPVFAWKGETEEEYIWCIEQQLKSFPSGQPLNMILDDGGDLTALVHERHPELLVNIRGISEETTTGVHHLYQMFHENKLKVPAINVNDSVTKSKFDNLFGCKESLVDGIKRATDVMIAGKVGVVAGFGDVGKGCATSLRNQGARVIVTEVDPINALQAAMDGFEVTTMEEAVKEGQIFVTTTGCRDIILGEHFMAMREDSIVCNIGHFDVEIDVAWLKENAKDCVNIKPQVDRYELSNGRHIILLADGRLVNLGCATGHPSFVMSCSFANQVLAQIALWTDNQSYPLGVHMLPKKLDEEVARLHLGKLNVKLTELTPVQSKYLGIASEGPYKANHYRY
- the gmh4 gene encoding Golgi alpha-1,6-galactosyltransferase Gmh4, whose amino-acid sequence is MNLGRLLSRRAKYLSIFVVVLLLFCLYSFKSLTYTTSKRNGFQQPIQSKNTIRKDPNSILMLVLSNDQISDNPKFLEKLLLDRKEYAQRHGYQLVHKKDRDIERKYGTQNTWSLVTAIRETLYEHPEASWIWVLDPRAVIMNTGESLKEAIMNPEQLSNSFLRNFPVDPLKPHIRTRNKMDLEEIKLITTNDYNGISIRSFLLKNDDFAPFLLDSWNEPLFKMYKSEPELAERSALSHLLEIHPTIMENVALVSPKVLNSYTDSAVNLNYQEGDFLVLSNCENAASCERFFDTYVKQRRPYNPNKKKPYN